One Ignavibacterium album JCM 16511 genomic region harbors:
- a CDS encoding M23 family metallopeptidase yields MKTKIFLSASIIIFILFLGYFLLPNEWKIIYAQLISLKEHKKIILPVKSVNKADLENTYGAERPGGRKHEGLDIFAPYFSEVISASDGIVLKTGRDILGGNVIRILGIDNRIYYYAHLSKYLDFKTEYKIKQGQTIGYVGNTGNAVSTPPHLHFEIMEIEWYFPLVTKNINPYYELIDSNSVNYNLSNK; encoded by the coding sequence ATGAAAACTAAAATATTTTTATCAGCTTCAATAATAATATTTATATTATTCTTAGGTTATTTCTTATTACCAAATGAGTGGAAAATAATATATGCTCAATTGATTTCACTAAAGGAGCATAAGAAAATTATATTACCAGTAAAATCTGTTAACAAAGCTGATCTAGAAAATACCTACGGTGCTGAGAGACCGGGAGGTAGGAAACATGAAGGATTGGATATCTTTGCTCCCTATTTTTCAGAAGTAATTAGCGCTTCAGATGGTATAGTGTTAAAAACCGGTCGAGATATTCTTGGAGGGAATGTTATTAGGATTTTAGGCATTGATAATAGAATATATTACTATGCTCATCTTTCAAAATATTTAGACTTTAAGACTGAATACAAAATAAAACAGGGACAGACTATTGGATATGTTGGTAACACAGGCAATGCAGTATCAACTCCTCCTCATCTGCACTTTGAGATAATGGAAATAGAATGGTATTTTCCATTGGTAACAAAAAATATAAACCCATATTATGAATTAATTGATTCAAATTCTGTCAACTATAACTTATCTAATAAATAA
- a CDS encoding efflux RND transporter permease subunit has product MFYIAVALIGIYAFSRIGVDLLPEINIPHLLVQTTYPDASAEEIEKLITEPLESAARTVKGIKNVSSVSKEGLSVISLDFVWGTNMDFALLSLREKLDNVRFILPRDAARPTIVRVDPSATPIMTLSLSARSFTPIPFSKGREAEHSPVAKIQFVGKSSPEYEIKKLIELKEAARVIFKRRLEQIDGVAQVIITGGLEREILVEVDLQKLEGYNLKFSDLTAALKSSNVNLPAGSLLKGLFRYSLRTLGEYQNVDEIAQTIVKRNSDGSVILLKDVAYIKESFKERNGITRFNGSETVGLLVNKEPESNSVNIAEKVKDAVQVLQKEYPEYNIQIVSDYSKFITSAIENVKQEIFYGGILAVLVLFFFLKSIRNIFIIGVTIPSSLAITVLMMYLFDISFNIISLGGIAVGVGMLLDNSIIVIENVTRYREMGLSIREAALRGSNEVSMPIVASTLTTIAVFFPLIFMKGITGELFKEQSYAVIFSLTSSIITAITLIPMLASRNKIRVRFFNRIIQDDKYLYIHLPNKGRFSLIFYWIKFPVIFIIKSIFYVIIFISKKISQLFNKGFTVFFASVDIFMLKVIDNYDKLLLWSLKNRQKILALLLLLFIITSFAILDIKKEFIPEAEEDELRVELIFSSGTSLEGNAYITSEIEDAILKIDGVESIISNIGRVNEFDVINREQNTVNKTTLLIKLNSYRKFYRVREKIQKLLKNSKVDNYNFMHNETAYSQVINPTKNDLAIVIKNKDIDLAFEKANQLYNKINNIKGIAELRLGIEKGEPEYKILINREKCIAYGVNIVDVSNQIVNIVKGNEATFFSDFDKKIAIRLKPIENQRNDLNKILESSVNSVSISVPIKHLITYQLTQSYNEIWRENQMRAVYLFARVSGANIDDVVSEINNIIQTTASMPGELIYISGLNQEIKDSLSNLYIALIIAILLMYMVLASEFESFLFPFIIIFSVPLGLIGSILLLYVFGESINIISVMGLIILVGIADNDAVVKVEFIMRKRKEGLSLENAILEAGRDRFRPIVMNSFTVIFALIPMMIGIGAATQLRASLSIALAGGLITATFLTLIIIPVLYSYFEKYSGKNFDVL; this is encoded by the coding sequence ATGTTTTATATTGCTGTGGCACTTATTGGCATTTACGCTTTTAGCAGGATTGGTGTTGACTTACTTCCCGAAATAAACATACCGCACCTCTTAGTACAAACCACATATCCAGATGCATCAGCAGAGGAAATTGAAAAACTAATTACTGAACCGTTGGAATCTGCTGCCAGAACAGTAAAAGGCATCAAAAATGTTAGCTCTGTTTCTAAAGAAGGACTATCAGTAATTTCACTTGATTTTGTTTGGGGCACTAATATGGATTTTGCTCTTCTTTCTTTAAGGGAAAAACTTGATAATGTTAGATTTATTTTACCAAGAGATGCAGCAAGACCAACCATAGTTCGAGTTGACCCCTCCGCAACACCGATAATGACACTTAGCCTCTCCGCAAGAAGCTTCACTCCCATTCCCTTCTCTAAGGGAAGAGAAGCAGAACATTCTCCTGTTGCTAAAATTCAATTTGTTGGAAAATCATCACCAGAATATGAAATTAAAAAGTTAATTGAGTTAAAGGAAGCAGCAAGAGTGATATTTAAGCGAAGATTGGAACAGATTGATGGTGTTGCACAGGTCATTATAACCGGTGGGCTTGAAAGGGAAATTCTGGTTGAAGTTGATCTTCAAAAGCTTGAAGGATATAATTTAAAATTTTCAGATTTGACTGCTGCCTTAAAATCATCAAATGTTAATTTACCCGCTGGTTCATTATTAAAAGGATTATTCCGTTACTCATTAAGAACATTAGGTGAATATCAAAATGTTGATGAGATTGCTCAAACAATAGTTAAGAGGAACTCTGATGGTAGTGTGATTTTGCTGAAAGATGTAGCTTATATTAAAGAAAGCTTTAAAGAACGAAATGGAATAACAAGATTTAACGGTTCTGAGACAGTAGGGCTATTGGTAAATAAAGAGCCCGAATCAAATTCTGTTAATATAGCAGAAAAAGTTAAAGATGCTGTGCAAGTATTGCAAAAAGAATATCCTGAGTATAACATTCAGATTGTTTCTGATTACTCCAAGTTTATAACCAGCGCAATAGAAAATGTAAAACAGGAGATTTTTTACGGCGGTATCCTAGCAGTTCTGGTCTTGTTTTTTTTCCTCAAAAGTATCAGGAATATCTTTATAATTGGAGTAACAATTCCATCTTCGCTTGCTATTACAGTACTTATGATGTATTTGTTTGATATTAGTTTCAATATTATATCACTTGGAGGAATTGCAGTAGGTGTTGGTATGCTGCTTGACAATTCAATAATTGTTATTGAAAATGTTACAAGATACAGAGAAATGGGTTTATCTATTCGGGAGGCAGCTTTACGCGGGTCGAACGAAGTATCAATGCCCATAGTAGCTTCCACCCTAACAACCATTGCTGTTTTTTTCCCCCTCATTTTTATGAAAGGAATTACTGGAGAACTATTTAAAGAACAATCATATGCTGTAATATTTTCCTTAACTTCTTCTATTATTACGGCGATCACACTTATTCCAATGCTGGCTTCAAGAAATAAAATCAGAGTAAGATTTTTCAATAGAATTATTCAAGATGATAAGTATCTGTATATTCATCTGCCCAATAAAGGAAGATTTTCGTTAATATTTTATTGGATAAAGTTCCCTGTCATTTTTATAATTAAATCAATTTTTTATGTAATCATTTTTATAAGTAAAAAAATTAGCCAACTATTTAATAAAGGGTTTACAGTTTTTTTTGCGTCTGTGGATATTTTTATGTTAAAAGTAATTGATAATTACGACAAATTACTCCTTTGGTCTCTGAAGAACCGTCAAAAAATTTTAGCTTTATTATTATTACTATTTATTATTACTTCTTTTGCAATACTCGATATTAAAAAGGAATTTATTCCAGAAGCAGAAGAAGATGAATTACGTGTAGAGTTGATTTTCTCCTCCGGAACTTCGCTTGAAGGGAACGCTTATATTACCTCAGAAATAGAAGATGCAATTCTAAAGATTGATGGAGTAGAAAGCATTATTTCGAATATAGGCAGAGTTAATGAATTTGATGTAATAAACAGAGAACAGAATACAGTTAATAAAACTACACTTCTTATTAAACTCAATTCATATCGTAAATTCTACCGGGTAAGAGAGAAAATTCAGAAGTTATTAAAAAACTCAAAAGTTGACAATTACAATTTTATGCACAATGAAACAGCGTACAGTCAGGTTATCAATCCCACAAAAAATGATCTAGCAATTGTAATTAAAAATAAAGATATAGATTTAGCATTTGAAAAAGCGAACCAGCTTTACAACAAGATTAATAATATTAAAGGAATAGCAGAGCTAAGGTTAGGTATTGAAAAAGGAGAACCTGAGTATAAAATATTAATAAACCGTGAAAAATGTATTGCGTACGGTGTAAACATCGTAGATGTATCTAATCAGATTGTTAACATCGTTAAAGGAAATGAAGCAACATTTTTTTCAGATTTTGATAAAAAAATTGCCATTAGACTTAAACCAATTGAGAATCAGCGAAATGATTTAAATAAGATATTGGAGAGCAGTGTTAATTCGGTTAGTATTTCTGTTCCCATAAAGCATTTGATTACATACCAATTAACTCAAAGTTATAATGAAATATGGCGCGAGAATCAAATGCGCGCTGTTTATCTCTTCGCCCGTGTTTCTGGTGCGAATATTGATGATGTTGTTTCGGAGATTAACAATATAATCCAAACTACAGCATCAATGCCAGGAGAATTAATTTATATAAGCGGACTTAATCAAGAGATTAAAGACTCTCTTAGTAATTTATATATTGCACTTATTATAGCAATACTACTTATGTATATGGTATTAGCCTCTGAATTTGAATCTTTTCTTTTCCCTTTTATTATTATTTTTTCTGTACCGTTAGGATTGATTGGTAGTATTCTTTTACTTTATGTATTCGGAGAAAGCATTAATATTATATCTGTAATGGGTTTGATTATTTTGGTCGGAATTGCAGATAATGATGCTGTTGTAAAAGTGGAATTTATTATGCGTAAACGGAAAGAAGGTCTTTCTTTAGAAAATGCTATTTTAGAAGCAGGTAGGGATCGTTTTCGCCCAATAGTTATGAATTCTTTTACAGTTATCTTTGCTTTAATTCCTATGATGATCGGGATAGGAGCTGCTACTCAATTACGAGCTTCTTTATCTATTGCATTAGCAGGTGGTTTAATTACCGCAACATTTTTAACTTTAATTATTATCCCGGTTCTATATTCTTATTTTGAAAAATATTCAGGGAAAAATTTCGATGTTTTATAA
- a CDS encoding efflux RND transporter periplasmic adaptor subunit, which produces MRISPKVIFIVIGLISILIISLILRPNEEHKQKEDPTTVNYEKLDDIVFDVRVKEVFKGDLVKSISANGLVKAYRELDVVSNITNYIDRIFISEGQFVNRGDLLIKFDDNEQKIALSEAEVTLLNAKIEYGFLTKEEARSVDIKAADSIKSELLKLENFFNENKITEEEYLKLKEKLDLALIFTGAKRDEILLNKSGLTNAINSMNRAKLNLSYTEIKAPFSGVIADLNLVPRQRISSGEKLFKLLDISKLQIDVGILENEINQVNIGNKAIIKLNAIPGKVYLGKVININPKIDPETKTCRVTVEITNNDNKIKPGMFATLQIETEILKNRVLIPNDALLVRDKRNLVFLVDDNLAKWQYVMIGEHNEQYTEILEGVSPGHFVIIEGHYNLAHDSKIRIIED; this is translated from the coding sequence ATGAGAATTTCTCCGAAGGTTATTTTTATTGTAATTGGGTTGATTTCAATTCTGATAATAAGTCTTATCCTCCGTCCAAACGAAGAACATAAACAAAAGGAAGACCCGACAACTGTAAACTATGAAAAATTAGATGACATAGTTTTTGATGTTCGTGTAAAGGAAGTATTTAAGGGAGATCTGGTTAAGTCAATATCAGCTAATGGATTAGTTAAAGCTTATCGCGAACTGGATGTTGTATCAAATATAACCAATTACATCGATAGAATTTTTATTTCAGAAGGACAGTTTGTTAATAGGGGTGATTTACTCATAAAGTTTGATGATAATGAACAGAAAATAGCACTTAGTGAGGCCGAGGTTACATTACTTAATGCAAAAATTGAATATGGTTTTCTTACTAAAGAAGAAGCCCGCTCTGTGGATATTAAAGCTGCAGATAGTATTAAAAGTGAATTATTGAAGTTGGAAAATTTCTTTAATGAAAATAAAATTACTGAAGAAGAATATCTGAAACTAAAAGAGAAGCTCGATCTTGCTTTAATTTTTACTGGTGCTAAAAGAGATGAAATATTATTAAATAAGAGTGGTTTAACGAATGCAATTAATTCTATGAACAGAGCTAAACTGAATTTAAGCTACACAGAAATTAAAGCCCCTTTCAGTGGTGTAATCGCTGATTTAAATCTTGTTCCAAGACAAAGAATTTCATCCGGAGAGAAGCTATTTAAACTACTGGATATATCAAAATTACAAATTGATGTTGGTATTCTTGAAAATGAAATAAATCAAGTCAATATTGGTAATAAAGCTATTATTAAACTTAATGCAATTCCTGGAAAAGTGTATCTCGGTAAAGTCATTAATATTAATCCCAAGATTGACCCTGAGACTAAGACCTGTCGTGTTACCGTTGAAATCACAAATAATGATAATAAAATTAAACCTGGTATGTTTGCAACTTTACAAATTGAAACAGAAATTTTAAAGAACAGAGTCTTAATTCCCAATGATGCATTGTTGGTGAGAGACAAAAGAAATCTTGTGTTTTTAGTTGATGACAATCTGGCAAAATGGCAATATGTAATGATAGGTGAACATAATGAACAATATACTGAAATTCTAGAAGGAGTATCTCCCGGCCATTTTGTAATTATTGAAGGACACTATAATCTTGCCCACGATTCAAAAATTAGAATTATAGAAGATTAG
- a CDS encoding efflux RND transporter permease subunit, whose amino-acid sequence MKKIIYIFLSRPVTSLMIFFSVFVIGLVCFFNIPIELMPHTEYPRLTVSAGWFGASPETVEAYLTSPLESVLSSVKGIKKISSLSSEGSCRIDIEFHPNTDINFARIEINEKLGSVIEELPYGISAPRLSQYLPKEVKDLQGFLTYTISANLSANEIRKYAADYLRTPLLSIDGVSDVVIRGGNEREILITVDYDKMRSFNLKSDDVIAAIENAEKIVNAGSITKKESAYLVKVENIINAAEEILEQPVKTFGGNSIKIKNIATVSDDFREQQSYFRINGKEAVFLDISKEPGKNIIKVADEVYKKIDFLRNNLPAEFKIEKEIDLSLEVRNDINDLFQNALYSFILILVLLLLIFRRFYYSIIIISSIVFSLLSAFIFFYIFNLSLNILTIASLILGFGLMVDNSIVVVDYLDRHFSFEDKKRLAVTTKNIFFPVFSSTLTTVAVFIPLIFFTGELKLYFEQFAIAIIITLLSSLVVTFTIVPIAFYYVRVKSLIKSEEIISLNEEKNSVLFMLYSFVLEKILRWKKLCFVSLVLMIGLPVWLLPNRIDSPVVSTLYNLIFDSEFSSEIRKYVNYALGGSLNLFFNYIQKGEVFAFGDTDYIIISLKLPNGNTIERINELTKKFENEILAYRNNFDNLTSNIFDEENALIKITFTKEQSASAFPYILKNYLTAYAVRLGGLEVSVYGFGPGFYSGGGTSTSFIVKVSGFNYNRMKDIANQFRKIIQRNSRVDNIDIDRSFYRYGDDDIYEIIAKINRNNLIKYDISIEEVSKLIANSTAGNLQYNKFRIGNDEVFYSVKYSNFKNIQQEQLENMSFNNAGKNHFKIKDVVEFKESKTLSSIVRENQQYVRFVSFDYKGPYKYGDEYVKSSIAQIKVPEGYSITQQQFSFMFGQDEEIKIWNILAFAFFLIFMITASLFESIKKPLIIILSIPFALVGVIFLFYFGDYNLDRGAYAGMLLLVGLSVNNSIILVDYLSKNSLRGEFKTIIRTSYSRIRPIFTTTFTTIGAMLPLIINVQQSFWKSLALSVSGGLILSSLFVIFIIPVFYYSLNFTKK is encoded by the coding sequence ATGAAAAAAATTATATATATATTTCTTAGCCGACCGGTAACTAGTTTAATGATATTTTTCTCAGTATTTGTGATTGGTCTGGTATGTTTCTTTAATATTCCGATAGAACTTATGCCTCATACAGAATATCCAAGATTAACAGTTTCAGCAGGTTGGTTTGGTGCATCACCCGAAACAGTCGAGGCATATTTAACTTCACCATTAGAATCTGTTTTATCATCGGTTAAAGGTATTAAAAAGATATCTTCATTATCCTCGGAGGGCAGTTGTAGGATAGATATTGAATTTCATCCAAATACTGATATAAACTTTGCTCGAATCGAGATTAATGAAAAATTGGGTTCTGTTATTGAAGAACTGCCTTATGGAATATCTGCTCCCAGGCTTTCACAGTATTTACCAAAAGAGGTTAAAGATTTACAAGGATTTTTAACATACACAATTTCAGCAAACTTATCGGCAAATGAAATCAGAAAATATGCTGCTGATTATCTGAGAACTCCACTGCTTTCAATTGACGGTGTTTCTGATGTTGTGATTCGCGGTGGTAATGAAAGAGAAATCTTAATAACCGTTGATTACGATAAAATGAGATCTTTTAATCTTAAAAGTGATGATGTTATTGCAGCAATAGAGAATGCTGAAAAGATTGTTAATGCCGGGTCAATAACAAAAAAGGAATCAGCTTACCTTGTAAAAGTCGAAAATATTATCAATGCAGCAGAGGAAATCTTAGAGCAACCTGTTAAAACCTTTGGTGGTAATTCAATCAAAATAAAAAATATTGCAACTGTATCAGATGATTTCAGAGAGCAGCAAAGTTATTTTAGAATTAACGGGAAAGAGGCTGTTTTTTTAGATATCAGTAAAGAACCTGGCAAAAATATTATTAAAGTTGCTGATGAGGTTTATAAAAAAATTGATTTTCTAAGGAATAATCTTCCCGCTGAGTTCAAAATTGAAAAAGAAATAGATTTAAGTCTTGAAGTTAGAAATGATATAAACGATTTATTTCAGAATGCTCTGTATTCGTTTATCTTAATATTGGTACTATTGCTACTAATCTTTAGAAGATTTTATTATTCTATAATTATAATCTCATCTATAGTTTTTTCACTTCTTTCAGCTTTTATTTTTTTTTATATCTTTAATTTATCACTAAACATTTTAACTATTGCCTCTCTTATCCTTGGCTTTGGTTTGATGGTGGATAATTCTATTGTAGTGGTGGATTATCTCGATAGACACTTCAGCTTTGAGGATAAAAAAAGATTAGCAGTTACAACTAAAAATATTTTCTTTCCGGTCTTCTCATCTACTTTAACAACTGTTGCAGTGTTTATTCCACTGATATTTTTTACAGGTGAGTTAAAATTATATTTCGAACAGTTTGCTATTGCAATTATCATTACACTTTTAAGCTCCTTAGTCGTAACTTTTACAATCGTGCCAATAGCATTTTATTATGTTAGAGTAAAGAGTCTGATTAAATCTGAGGAGATAATATCCTTAAATGAAGAGAAAAATAGTGTATTATTCATGTTATATTCATTTGTTTTAGAAAAAATTTTGAGGTGGAAAAAGTTATGTTTTGTGTCACTTGTTCTTATGATTGGACTACCGGTCTGGTTACTACCAAACAGAATAGACTCCCCAGTTGTTTCAACATTATATAATCTAATATTTGATTCAGAGTTTTCTTCCGAAATTAGAAAATATGTTAATTATGCTTTAGGTGGTTCTCTTAATTTATTCTTCAATTACATACAAAAGGGGGAAGTATTTGCGTTTGGTGATACCGATTATATTATTATTAGCTTAAAACTACCTAACGGAAACACAATTGAGCGTATTAATGAACTCACAAAAAAATTTGAAAATGAAATCCTTGCATATAGAAACAATTTTGACAATTTAACATCAAATATCTTTGATGAAGAAAATGCATTGATAAAAATTACTTTTACTAAAGAACAATCTGCATCAGCATTCCCATATATATTAAAAAATTACCTAACTGCATATGCTGTGAGATTAGGAGGATTAGAAGTATCGGTTTATGGTTTTGGTCCTGGATTCTATAGTGGAGGTGGTACATCCACATCATTTATAGTAAAGGTAAGCGGCTTTAATTATAACAGAATGAAAGATATAGCAAATCAGTTCAGGAAAATAATTCAGCGTAACTCACGCGTTGACAATATTGATATTGATCGTTCTTTTTACAGATATGGCGATGATGATATTTATGAAATTATAGCTAAAATAAATAGAAATAACTTGATAAAATATGATATTTCTATTGAAGAAGTTTCAAAGTTAATTGCTAACAGCACTGCCGGAAATTTACAATATAATAAGTTCAGGATTGGCAATGATGAAGTTTTCTATTCTGTTAAATATTCTAATTTCAAAAATATTCAACAAGAGCAACTGGAAAATATGAGTTTTAATAATGCTGGTAAAAATCATTTTAAGATTAAAGATGTTGTTGAGTTTAAAGAAAGCAAAACTCTCTCATCTATAGTAAGAGAAAATCAACAGTATGTTCGTTTTGTAAGCTTTGACTATAAAGGACCTTATAAATATGGTGATGAGTATGTAAAATCTTCAATTGCACAAATTAAAGTCCCAGAAGGTTATTCAATTACACAACAACAGTTTAGTTTTATGTTTGGACAAGATGAAGAAATTAAAATATGGAACATCTTAGCATTTGCATTTTTTTTGATATTTATGATAACTGCATCATTATTTGAATCCATTAAAAAACCTTTAATTATAATACTATCAATTCCCTTTGCCTTAGTCGGTGTTATATTTTTGTTTTATTTTGGCGATTATAATCTTGATAGAGGAGCTTATGCAGGAATGCTTTTACTTGTAGGTCTCTCTGTGAATAATTCAATCATCTTGGTGGATTATTTGTCAAAAAATTCGCTTAGAGGCGAATTTAAAACAATTATAAGAACAAGCTATAGCAGAATTAGACCAATTTTCACAACCACTTTTACAACTATAGGTGCTATGCTCCCATTGATAATAAATGTTCAGCAAAGTTTTTGGAAAAGCTTGGCTTTATCCGTTTCGGGTGGTCTAATTTTATCTTCATTATTTGTGATTTTTATAATTCCAGTTTTTTATTACTCTTTGAATTTTACAAAAAAATAG
- the rplM gene encoding 50S ribosomal protein L13, with amino-acid sequence MTKFIKSEDADKKWYLVDAKDQVLGRLASQIAKIIRGKNKPTFTPNMDTGDFVVVINADKVKLTGKRPEMKQYIHHSGYPGGQKIRSVREVKQSKPEFLVENAVKGMLPKNRLGRKLIKKLKVYTGESHPHSAQKPEPISFTE; translated from the coding sequence ATGACAAAATTTATTAAGTCAGAAGATGCTGATAAAAAATGGTATCTGGTTGATGCTAAAGACCAAGTCTTGGGTAGATTGGCTTCTCAGATTGCTAAAATTATCAGAGGTAAAAATAAGCCAACCTTTACTCCAAATATGGATACCGGTGATTTTGTGGTTGTTATCAACGCTGATAAAGTTAAGCTTACCGGTAAAAGACCTGAAATGAAACAATATATCCATCACTCGGGTTATCCTGGTGGACAGAAAATCAGATCAGTCCGCGAAGTAAAACAATCTAAACCAGAATTTCTGGTTGAAAATGCTGTAAAAGGAATGCTTCCTAAAAATCGTCTTGGAAGAAAGCTTATTAAAAAATTAAAAGTTTACACTGGCGAATCTCATCCGCACAGTGCTCAGAAACCTGAACCAATTAGTTTTACGGAGTAG
- the rpsI gene encoding 30S ribosomal protein S9, whose protein sequence is MADKIYVGRRKTSVARVILKNGSGKVTVNGREFEDYFPQLLSREDILAPFKVTQTEGKYDVFVNVDGGGTTGQAQAVRLGISRALIDINPDFRPALKAEGFLRRDPRMVERKKYGRPKARKRFQFSKR, encoded by the coding sequence ATGGCAGATAAAATTTATGTCGGAAGAAGAAAAACTTCTGTTGCAAGAGTGATATTAAAAAACGGAAGTGGAAAAGTAACTGTTAATGGCAGAGAGTTCGAAGATTATTTCCCGCAACTTTTAAGTCGTGAAGATATTCTTGCTCCATTCAAAGTAACTCAGACTGAAGGTAAATATGATGTATTTGTTAATGTTGATGGTGGCGGAACAACTGGTCAGGCACAAGCAGTAAGACTTGGAATCTCAAGAGCATTAATCGATATCAATCCTGATTTCAGACCTGCTCTTAAAGCCGAAGGATTTCTCAGAAGAGATCCCCGAATGGTCGAAAGAAAGAAATACGGAAGACCCAAAGCAAGAAAGAGATTCCAGTTCTCGAAGAGATAG
- the rpsB gene encoding 30S ribosomal protein S2 produces MKKVELTQLLEAGAHFGHLTRRWNPKMKPYIFMEKNGIHIIDLKKTQELLTVACEEISKIAADGKKVLFVGTKKQAKNIIETEARRAGQNWVSERWLGGMLTNFSTIRKSVKRLNNIEKQETDGTFDKITKKERLILSREKDKLKKVLEGVESLNKLPGALFVVDVKKEDIAVKEANRLNIPVFAIVDTNCDPDPIDYVIPANDDAVKTIEIITKQIADSIIEGEAKLKEKKAEENAEKERLRKEKEAKREEKKKAEAKEKKQEAEAKQQENENPKSE; encoded by the coding sequence ATGAAAAAAGTTGAACTAACTCAGCTTTTAGAAGCTGGTGCGCACTTCGGGCATTTAACCCGCCGTTGGAATCCCAAAATGAAGCCATATATTTTTATGGAAAAGAACGGGATTCACATCATTGATCTTAAAAAAACTCAGGAACTGCTTACAGTTGCCTGTGAAGAAATTTCAAAAATTGCTGCTGATGGAAAAAAGGTTCTTTTTGTCGGAACGAAAAAGCAGGCAAAAAATATTATTGAGACCGAAGCTCGCAGAGCCGGACAGAACTGGGTCAGTGAAAGATGGCTCGGTGGAATGCTTACAAACTTTTCAACAATTCGTAAAAGTGTAAAGCGACTTAATAATATTGAAAAACAGGAAACTGACGGTACTTTCGATAAGATTACCAAAAAAGAAAGACTGATACTTTCAAGAGAAAAAGATAAACTTAAAAAAGTACTTGAAGGTGTCGAATCATTAAATAAACTTCCCGGAGCTTTGTTTGTTGTTGATGTTAAAAAAGAAGATATAGCTGTTAAGGAAGCTAACAGATTGAACATTCCCGTATTTGCAATTGTTGACACTAATTGTGATCCTGACCCGATTGATTATGTTATTCCTGCAAATGATGATGCTGTTAAAACAATCGAGATTATTACAAAGCAAATTGCAGATTCAATTATCGAAGGCGAAGCAAAACTTAAAGAAAAGAAAGCTGAAGAAAACGCTGAAAAGGAAAGACTAAGAAAAGAAAAAGAAGCTAAACGTGAAGAAAAGAAAAAAGCTGAAGCCAAAGAGAAAAAACAAGAAGCTGAAGCAAAACAACAAGAAAATGAAAATCCTAAATCTGAATAA
- the tsf gene encoding translation elongation factor Ts, whose product MAITAAQVNELRQKTGAGMMDCKKALTEANGDFEKAIEILRKKGAAVAAKRAERSANEGIVATKVSDDHKYGVIVELNCETDFVAKSEDFVKLAQEVLDKTYQLKPNSVDELLSNEPQLNVLVTDVMGKVGEKVEIKRLAKVEAPDGFIMDYVHFGSKLGVLLTFDNVSSVTDELVTLSRDIAMQIAAMNPICVYREEVPKDIIEKEMEIYKELSRKEGKPENMLEKIAQGRMNKFYQENCLFEQAFVKDNSKTVKALIDDYNKKYNTQIKIAHFKRFHLGDENK is encoded by the coding sequence ATGGCAATTACTGCTGCTCAGGTTAATGAATTAAGACAGAAAACCGGTGCCGGTATGATGGACTGTAAAAAGGCACTGACTGAAGCTAATGGTGATTTTGAAAAAGCTATTGAGATATTAAGAAAAAAAGGTGCTGCTGTTGCAGCTAAAAGAGCTGAAAGAAGTGCTAATGAAGGTATCGTTGCAACTAAAGTATCTGACGATCATAAATATGGAGTGATTGTAGAACTTAATTGTGAAACTGACTTCGTTGCCAAGAGCGAAGATTTCGTAAAGTTAGCTCAGGAAGTTCTTGATAAAACATATCAGCTTAAACCGAATTCGGTTGATGAGCTCTTATCAAATGAACCACAGTTAAATGTGCTTGTTACCGATGTTATGGGCAAAGTTGGTGAGAAAGTTGAAATAAAAAGATTGGCTAAAGTCGAAGCTCCGGATGGTTTTATTATGGATTATGTCCATTTCGGTTCAAAGCTTGGTGTGTTACTTACTTTTGATAATGTTTCATCTGTTACTGATGAATTGGTCACTCTTTCCAGAGATATTGCAATGCAGATTGCAGCAATGAATCCGATTTGTGTTTACAGAGAAGAAGTTCCAAAAGATATTATTGAAAAAGAAATGGAAATTTATAAGGAACTTTCCCGCAAGGAAGGTAAGCCCGAGAATATGCTTGAGAAAATTGCACAGGGAAGAATGAATAAATTCTATCAGGAAAATTGTCTTTTTGAACAGGCATTTGTAAAAGACAATTCCAAAACTGTTAAAGCTTTAATTGATGATTATAATAAAAAATATAATACCCAAATAAAGATTGCTCATTTCAAACGGTTTCATCTCGGTGACGAGAATAAATAA